From a single Ochotona princeps isolate mOchPri1 chromosome 12, mOchPri1.hap1, whole genome shotgun sequence genomic region:
- the SLITRK5 gene encoding SLIT and NTRK-like protein 5 isoform X2 — protein sequence MHTCCPPVTLEQDLHRKMQSWMLQTLAFALTSLVLSCAETIDYYGEICDNACPCEEKDGILTVSCENRGIISLSEISPPRFPIYHLLLSGNLLNRLYPNEFVNYTGASILHLGSNVIQDIETGAFHGLRGLRRLHLNNNKLELLRDDTFLGLENLEYLQVDYNYISIIEPNAFGKLHLLQVLILNDNLLSSLPNNLFRFVPLTHLDLRGNRLKLLPYVGLLQHMDKVVELQLEENPWNCSCELISLKDWLDSISYSALVGDVVCETPFRLHGRDLDEVSKQELCPRKLISDYEMRPQTPLSTTGYLHTTPASVNSVATSSSAVYKPPLKPPKGTRQPNKPRVRPTSRQPSKDLGYSNYGPSIAYQTKSPVPLECPTACTCNLQISDLGLNVNCQERKIESIAELQPKPYNPKKMYLTENYIAVVRRTDFLEATGLDLLHLGNNRISVIQDRAFADLTNLRRLYLNGNRIERLSPELFFGLQSLQYLFLQYNLIREIQSGTFDPVPNLQLLFLNNNLLQAMPSGVFSGLTLLRLNLRSNHFTSLPVSGVLDQLKALIQIDLHDNPWDCTCEVVGMKLWVEQLKVGVLVDEVICKSPKKFAETDMRSLKSELLCPDYSDVVVSTPTPSSIQVPARTSAVPPAVRFNSTGGPAGLGAGGGPGGSSSVPLSVLILSLLLVFIMSVFVAAGLFVLVVKRRKKTQSDHTSANNSDVSSFNMQYSVYGGGGGGASSGSAGGHPHAHVHHRGPAMPKVKTPAGHVYEYIPHPLGHMCKNPIYRSREGNSVEDYKDLHELKVTYSSNHHLQQQQPPPPQPPAPQPQQQPPPQLHLQQGDEERREGHHLRSPAYSVSTIEPREDLLSPVQDADRFYRSILEPDKHCSTTPAGNSLPEYPKFPCSPAAYTFSPNYDLRRPHQYLHPGAGDSRLREPVLYSPPSAVFVEPNRNEYLELKAKLNVEPDYLEVLEKQTTFSQF from the coding sequence ATGCACACTTGCTGCCCCCCAGTAACTTTGGAACAGGACCTCCACAGAAAAATGCAGAGCTGGATGCTGCAGACTCTAGCGTTTGCTCTAACATCTCTCGTCCTCTCGTGTGCAGAAACCATCGATTATTATGGGGAAATCTGTGACAATGCATGTCCCTGTGAGGAAAAGGATGGCATTTTAACTGTGAGTTGTGAGAACCGAGGGATCATCAGTCTCTCTGAAATTAGCCCTCCGCGTTTCCCCATCTACCACCTCTTGCTGTCCGGGAACCTTTTGAACCGTCTGTATCCCAATGAGTTTGTCAATTATACCGGGGCTTCAATTCTACACCTGGGCAGCAATGTCATCCAGGACATTGAGACGGGGGCTTTCCATGGGCTGCGGGGCTTGAGGAGACTGCATCTGAACAACAATAAACTGGAACTCCTGCGGGATGATACCTTTCTTGGCCTGGAGAACCTGGAGTACCTACAGGTCGATTACAACTACATCAGTATCATTGAGCCCAATGCTTTTGGGAAGTTACATCTGCTGCAGGTGCTTATCCTCAATGACAACCTCTTGTCCAGTTTACCCAACAATCTCTTCCGTTTTGTGCCCTTAACGCACCTTGACCTGCGGGGTAACCGGCTAAAGCTCCTGCCCTACGTGGGGCTGTTGCAGCACATGGATAAAGTCGTGGAGTTACAGCTAGAGGAAAACCCCTGGAATTGCTCCTGCGAGCTCATCTCTCTGAAGGATTGGCTGGACAGCATCTCCTACTCAGCCTTGGTAGGGGACGTGGTGTGCGAGACCCCCTTCCGGTTACACGGTAGGGACCTGGATGAGGTCTCAAAGCAGGAGCTCTGCCCAcgcaaactcatttctgactatGAGATGAGGCCGCAGACGCCTTTGAGCACCACGGGGTACTTACACACCACCCCAGCCTCGGTCAATTCCGTGGCCACCTCTTCCTCTGCTGTTTACAAACCTCCCTTGAAGCCCCCTAAAGGGACACGCCAACCCAACAAGCCCAGGGTGCGCCCCACCTCTCGGCAGccctccaaggacttgggctacaGCAACTATGGCCCCAGCATCGCCTACCAGACCAAATCCCCGGTGCCTTTGGAGTGCCCCACCGCGTGCACTTGCAACCTGCAGATCTCCGACCTGGGCCTCAATGTCAACTGCCAGGAGCGCAAGATTGAGAGCATAGCTGAGTTGCAGCCGAAGCCCTACAATCCCAAGAAGATGTACCTGACAGAGAACTACATCGCCGTGGTGCGCAGGACAGACTTCCTGGAGGCCACAGGGCTGGACCTCCTGCACCTTGGCAACAACCGCATCTCGGTGATCCAGGACCGCGCCTTTGCTGATCTCACCAACCTGAGGCGCCTCTACCTGAACGGCAACAGGATCGAGAGGCTGAGCCCTGAGCTGTTCTTCGGCTTGCAGAGCCTGCAGTATCTCTTCCTGCAGTACAATCTCATCCGAGAGATCCAGTCTGGCACTTTTGACCCTGTCCCGAACCTGCAGCTGCTTTTCTTGAACAACAACCTCCTGCAGGCCATGCCTTCGGGCGTCTTCTCGGGCCTCACCCTGCTCCGGTTGAACCTGCGGAGTAACCACTTCACCTCCTTGCCGGTGAGCGGAGTCCTAGACCAGCTAAAGGCACTCATCCAAATCGACCTGCATGACAACCCCTGGGATTGCACCTGCGAGGTGGTGGGCATGAAGCTGTGGGTGGAGCAACTCAAGGTAGGCGTCCTGGTGGACGAGGTTATCTGCAAGTCGCCCAAAAAGTTTGCAGAGACCGACATGCGCTCCCTCAAGTCGGAGCTGCTGTGCCCAGACTACTCAGACGTGGTTGTCTCCACGCCCACGCCCtcttccatccaggtccctgccaggaCCAGCGCGGTGCCGCCCGCTGTGCGTTTCAACAGCACAGGGGGCCCCGCGGGCTTGGGCGCGGGCGGAGGCCCAGGTGGGTCGTCCTCGGTGCCCTTATCCGTGCTGATCCTCAGCCTGCTGCTGGTCTTCATCATGTCGGTCTTCGTGGCCGCCGGCCTCTTCGTGCTGGTCGTGAAGCGCAGGAAGAAGACCCAGAGCGACCACACCAGCGCCAACAACTCCGACGTGAGCTCCTTCAACATGCAGTACAGCGTGtacggcggcggcgggggcggcgccAGCAGCGGCAGCGCGGGCGGCCACCCGCACGCACACGTGCACCACCGCGGGCCTGCGATGCCCAAGGTGAAGACGCCCGCGGGCCACGTGTACGAGTACATCCCCCACCCGCTGGGGCACATGTGCAAAAATCCCATCTACCGCTCCCGGGAGGGCAACTCGGTGGAGGATTACAAAGACCTGCATGAGCTCAAGGTCACCTACAGCAGCaaccaccacctgcagcagcagcagccgccgccgccgcagccgcccgcgccgcagccccagcagcagcccccgccgcagctgcacctgcagcaggGCGACGAGGAGAGGCGGGAAGGCCACCACTTGCGGAGCCCCGCCTACAGCGTCAGCACCATCGAGCCCCGGGAGGACCTGCTGTCGCCGGTGCAGGACGCCGACCGCTTTTACAGGAGCATTTTAGAACCAGACAAACACTGCTCCACCACCCCCGCCGGCAACAGCCTCCCGGAATACCCCAAATTCCCGTGCAGCCCGGCTGCTTACACTTTCTCCCCCAACTATGACCTGAGGCGCCCCCACCAGTATTTGCACCCgggggcaggggacagcaggCTGCGGGAACCGGTGCTCTACAGCCCCCCGAGTGCTGTCTTTGTAGAACCCAATCGGAACGAGTATCTGGAgttaaaagcaaaactaaacgTTGAGCCGGACTACCTCGAAGTGCTGGAAAAACAGACCACATTCAGCCAGttctaa
- the SLITRK5 gene encoding SLIT and NTRK-like protein 5 isoform X1, producing MPADAICHGFSAGVGGGKMHTCCPPVTLEQDLHRKMQSWMLQTLAFALTSLVLSCAETIDYYGEICDNACPCEEKDGILTVSCENRGIISLSEISPPRFPIYHLLLSGNLLNRLYPNEFVNYTGASILHLGSNVIQDIETGAFHGLRGLRRLHLNNNKLELLRDDTFLGLENLEYLQVDYNYISIIEPNAFGKLHLLQVLILNDNLLSSLPNNLFRFVPLTHLDLRGNRLKLLPYVGLLQHMDKVVELQLEENPWNCSCELISLKDWLDSISYSALVGDVVCETPFRLHGRDLDEVSKQELCPRKLISDYEMRPQTPLSTTGYLHTTPASVNSVATSSSAVYKPPLKPPKGTRQPNKPRVRPTSRQPSKDLGYSNYGPSIAYQTKSPVPLECPTACTCNLQISDLGLNVNCQERKIESIAELQPKPYNPKKMYLTENYIAVVRRTDFLEATGLDLLHLGNNRISVIQDRAFADLTNLRRLYLNGNRIERLSPELFFGLQSLQYLFLQYNLIREIQSGTFDPVPNLQLLFLNNNLLQAMPSGVFSGLTLLRLNLRSNHFTSLPVSGVLDQLKALIQIDLHDNPWDCTCEVVGMKLWVEQLKVGVLVDEVICKSPKKFAETDMRSLKSELLCPDYSDVVVSTPTPSSIQVPARTSAVPPAVRFNSTGGPAGLGAGGGPGGSSSVPLSVLILSLLLVFIMSVFVAAGLFVLVVKRRKKTQSDHTSANNSDVSSFNMQYSVYGGGGGGASSGSAGGHPHAHVHHRGPAMPKVKTPAGHVYEYIPHPLGHMCKNPIYRSREGNSVEDYKDLHELKVTYSSNHHLQQQQPPPPQPPAPQPQQQPPPQLHLQQGDEERREGHHLRSPAYSVSTIEPREDLLSPVQDADRFYRSILEPDKHCSTTPAGNSLPEYPKFPCSPAAYTFSPNYDLRRPHQYLHPGAGDSRLREPVLYSPPSAVFVEPNRNEYLELKAKLNVEPDYLEVLEKQTTFSQF from the exons ATGCCGGCTGACGCGATTTGCCACGGGTTCTCggctggggtgggag GAGGTAAAATGCACACTTGCTGCCCCCCAGTAACTTTGGAACAGGACCTCCACAGAAAAATGCAGAGCTGGATGCTGCAGACTCTAGCGTTTGCTCTAACATCTCTCGTCCTCTCGTGTGCAGAAACCATCGATTATTATGGGGAAATCTGTGACAATGCATGTCCCTGTGAGGAAAAGGATGGCATTTTAACTGTGAGTTGTGAGAACCGAGGGATCATCAGTCTCTCTGAAATTAGCCCTCCGCGTTTCCCCATCTACCACCTCTTGCTGTCCGGGAACCTTTTGAACCGTCTGTATCCCAATGAGTTTGTCAATTATACCGGGGCTTCAATTCTACACCTGGGCAGCAATGTCATCCAGGACATTGAGACGGGGGCTTTCCATGGGCTGCGGGGCTTGAGGAGACTGCATCTGAACAACAATAAACTGGAACTCCTGCGGGATGATACCTTTCTTGGCCTGGAGAACCTGGAGTACCTACAGGTCGATTACAACTACATCAGTATCATTGAGCCCAATGCTTTTGGGAAGTTACATCTGCTGCAGGTGCTTATCCTCAATGACAACCTCTTGTCCAGTTTACCCAACAATCTCTTCCGTTTTGTGCCCTTAACGCACCTTGACCTGCGGGGTAACCGGCTAAAGCTCCTGCCCTACGTGGGGCTGTTGCAGCACATGGATAAAGTCGTGGAGTTACAGCTAGAGGAAAACCCCTGGAATTGCTCCTGCGAGCTCATCTCTCTGAAGGATTGGCTGGACAGCATCTCCTACTCAGCCTTGGTAGGGGACGTGGTGTGCGAGACCCCCTTCCGGTTACACGGTAGGGACCTGGATGAGGTCTCAAAGCAGGAGCTCTGCCCAcgcaaactcatttctgactatGAGATGAGGCCGCAGACGCCTTTGAGCACCACGGGGTACTTACACACCACCCCAGCCTCGGTCAATTCCGTGGCCACCTCTTCCTCTGCTGTTTACAAACCTCCCTTGAAGCCCCCTAAAGGGACACGCCAACCCAACAAGCCCAGGGTGCGCCCCACCTCTCGGCAGccctccaaggacttgggctacaGCAACTATGGCCCCAGCATCGCCTACCAGACCAAATCCCCGGTGCCTTTGGAGTGCCCCACCGCGTGCACTTGCAACCTGCAGATCTCCGACCTGGGCCTCAATGTCAACTGCCAGGAGCGCAAGATTGAGAGCATAGCTGAGTTGCAGCCGAAGCCCTACAATCCCAAGAAGATGTACCTGACAGAGAACTACATCGCCGTGGTGCGCAGGACAGACTTCCTGGAGGCCACAGGGCTGGACCTCCTGCACCTTGGCAACAACCGCATCTCGGTGATCCAGGACCGCGCCTTTGCTGATCTCACCAACCTGAGGCGCCTCTACCTGAACGGCAACAGGATCGAGAGGCTGAGCCCTGAGCTGTTCTTCGGCTTGCAGAGCCTGCAGTATCTCTTCCTGCAGTACAATCTCATCCGAGAGATCCAGTCTGGCACTTTTGACCCTGTCCCGAACCTGCAGCTGCTTTTCTTGAACAACAACCTCCTGCAGGCCATGCCTTCGGGCGTCTTCTCGGGCCTCACCCTGCTCCGGTTGAACCTGCGGAGTAACCACTTCACCTCCTTGCCGGTGAGCGGAGTCCTAGACCAGCTAAAGGCACTCATCCAAATCGACCTGCATGACAACCCCTGGGATTGCACCTGCGAGGTGGTGGGCATGAAGCTGTGGGTGGAGCAACTCAAGGTAGGCGTCCTGGTGGACGAGGTTATCTGCAAGTCGCCCAAAAAGTTTGCAGAGACCGACATGCGCTCCCTCAAGTCGGAGCTGCTGTGCCCAGACTACTCAGACGTGGTTGTCTCCACGCCCACGCCCtcttccatccaggtccctgccaggaCCAGCGCGGTGCCGCCCGCTGTGCGTTTCAACAGCACAGGGGGCCCCGCGGGCTTGGGCGCGGGCGGAGGCCCAGGTGGGTCGTCCTCGGTGCCCTTATCCGTGCTGATCCTCAGCCTGCTGCTGGTCTTCATCATGTCGGTCTTCGTGGCCGCCGGCCTCTTCGTGCTGGTCGTGAAGCGCAGGAAGAAGACCCAGAGCGACCACACCAGCGCCAACAACTCCGACGTGAGCTCCTTCAACATGCAGTACAGCGTGtacggcggcggcgggggcggcgccAGCAGCGGCAGCGCGGGCGGCCACCCGCACGCACACGTGCACCACCGCGGGCCTGCGATGCCCAAGGTGAAGACGCCCGCGGGCCACGTGTACGAGTACATCCCCCACCCGCTGGGGCACATGTGCAAAAATCCCATCTACCGCTCCCGGGAGGGCAACTCGGTGGAGGATTACAAAGACCTGCATGAGCTCAAGGTCACCTACAGCAGCaaccaccacctgcagcagcagcagccgccgccgccgcagccgcccgcgccgcagccccagcagcagcccccgccgcagctgcacctgcagcaggGCGACGAGGAGAGGCGGGAAGGCCACCACTTGCGGAGCCCCGCCTACAGCGTCAGCACCATCGAGCCCCGGGAGGACCTGCTGTCGCCGGTGCAGGACGCCGACCGCTTTTACAGGAGCATTTTAGAACCAGACAAACACTGCTCCACCACCCCCGCCGGCAACAGCCTCCCGGAATACCCCAAATTCCCGTGCAGCCCGGCTGCTTACACTTTCTCCCCCAACTATGACCTGAGGCGCCCCCACCAGTATTTGCACCCgggggcaggggacagcaggCTGCGGGAACCGGTGCTCTACAGCCCCCCGAGTGCTGTCTTTGTAGAACCCAATCGGAACGAGTATCTGGAgttaaaagcaaaactaaacgTTGAGCCGGACTACCTCGAAGTGCTGGAAAAACAGACCACATTCAGCCAGttctaa
- the SLITRK5 gene encoding SLIT and NTRK-like protein 5 isoform X3, with protein sequence MYSVRCKKKASDARTASRPSASGGKMHTCCPPVTLEQDLHRKMQSWMLQTLAFALTSLVLSCAETIDYYGEICDNACPCEEKDGILTVSCENRGIISLSEISPPRFPIYHLLLSGNLLNRLYPNEFVNYTGASILHLGSNVIQDIETGAFHGLRGLRRLHLNNNKLELLRDDTFLGLENLEYLQVDYNYISIIEPNAFGKLHLLQVLILNDNLLSSLPNNLFRFVPLTHLDLRGNRLKLLPYVGLLQHMDKVVELQLEENPWNCSCELISLKDWLDSISYSALVGDVVCETPFRLHGRDLDEVSKQELCPRKLISDYEMRPQTPLSTTGYLHTTPASVNSVATSSSAVYKPPLKPPKGTRQPNKPRVRPTSRQPSKDLGYSNYGPSIAYQTKSPVPLECPTACTCNLQISDLGLNVNCQERKIESIAELQPKPYNPKKMYLTENYIAVVRRTDFLEATGLDLLHLGNNRISVIQDRAFADLTNLRRLYLNGNRIERLSPELFFGLQSLQYLFLQYNLIREIQSGTFDPVPNLQLLFLNNNLLQAMPSGVFSGLTLLRLNLRSNHFTSLPVSGVLDQLKALIQIDLHDNPWDCTCEVVGMKLWVEQLKVGVLVDEVICKSPKKFAETDMRSLKSELLCPDYSDVVVSTPTPSSIQVPARTSAVPPAVRFNSTGGPAGLGAGGGPGGSSSVPLSVLILSLLLVFIMSVFVAAGLFVLVVKRRKKTQSDHTSANNSDVSSFNMQYSVYGGGGGGASSGSAGGHPHAHVHHRGPAMPKVKTPAGHVYEYIPHPLGHMCKNPIYRSREGNSVEDYKDLHELKVTYSSNHHLQQQQPPPPQPPAPQPQQQPPPQLHLQQGDEERREGHHLRSPAYSVSTIEPREDLLSPVQDADRFYRSILEPDKHCSTTPAGNSLPEYPKFPCSPAAYTFSPNYDLRRPHQYLHPGAGDSRLREPVLYSPPSAVFVEPNRNEYLELKAKLNVEPDYLEVLEKQTTFSQF encoded by the exons ATGTACAGTGTGCGCTGCAAGAAGAAGGCGAGCGATGCACGCACAGCCTCGCGCCCCTCTGCCTCAG GAGGTAAAATGCACACTTGCTGCCCCCCAGTAACTTTGGAACAGGACCTCCACAGAAAAATGCAGAGCTGGATGCTGCAGACTCTAGCGTTTGCTCTAACATCTCTCGTCCTCTCGTGTGCAGAAACCATCGATTATTATGGGGAAATCTGTGACAATGCATGTCCCTGTGAGGAAAAGGATGGCATTTTAACTGTGAGTTGTGAGAACCGAGGGATCATCAGTCTCTCTGAAATTAGCCCTCCGCGTTTCCCCATCTACCACCTCTTGCTGTCCGGGAACCTTTTGAACCGTCTGTATCCCAATGAGTTTGTCAATTATACCGGGGCTTCAATTCTACACCTGGGCAGCAATGTCATCCAGGACATTGAGACGGGGGCTTTCCATGGGCTGCGGGGCTTGAGGAGACTGCATCTGAACAACAATAAACTGGAACTCCTGCGGGATGATACCTTTCTTGGCCTGGAGAACCTGGAGTACCTACAGGTCGATTACAACTACATCAGTATCATTGAGCCCAATGCTTTTGGGAAGTTACATCTGCTGCAGGTGCTTATCCTCAATGACAACCTCTTGTCCAGTTTACCCAACAATCTCTTCCGTTTTGTGCCCTTAACGCACCTTGACCTGCGGGGTAACCGGCTAAAGCTCCTGCCCTACGTGGGGCTGTTGCAGCACATGGATAAAGTCGTGGAGTTACAGCTAGAGGAAAACCCCTGGAATTGCTCCTGCGAGCTCATCTCTCTGAAGGATTGGCTGGACAGCATCTCCTACTCAGCCTTGGTAGGGGACGTGGTGTGCGAGACCCCCTTCCGGTTACACGGTAGGGACCTGGATGAGGTCTCAAAGCAGGAGCTCTGCCCAcgcaaactcatttctgactatGAGATGAGGCCGCAGACGCCTTTGAGCACCACGGGGTACTTACACACCACCCCAGCCTCGGTCAATTCCGTGGCCACCTCTTCCTCTGCTGTTTACAAACCTCCCTTGAAGCCCCCTAAAGGGACACGCCAACCCAACAAGCCCAGGGTGCGCCCCACCTCTCGGCAGccctccaaggacttgggctacaGCAACTATGGCCCCAGCATCGCCTACCAGACCAAATCCCCGGTGCCTTTGGAGTGCCCCACCGCGTGCACTTGCAACCTGCAGATCTCCGACCTGGGCCTCAATGTCAACTGCCAGGAGCGCAAGATTGAGAGCATAGCTGAGTTGCAGCCGAAGCCCTACAATCCCAAGAAGATGTACCTGACAGAGAACTACATCGCCGTGGTGCGCAGGACAGACTTCCTGGAGGCCACAGGGCTGGACCTCCTGCACCTTGGCAACAACCGCATCTCGGTGATCCAGGACCGCGCCTTTGCTGATCTCACCAACCTGAGGCGCCTCTACCTGAACGGCAACAGGATCGAGAGGCTGAGCCCTGAGCTGTTCTTCGGCTTGCAGAGCCTGCAGTATCTCTTCCTGCAGTACAATCTCATCCGAGAGATCCAGTCTGGCACTTTTGACCCTGTCCCGAACCTGCAGCTGCTTTTCTTGAACAACAACCTCCTGCAGGCCATGCCTTCGGGCGTCTTCTCGGGCCTCACCCTGCTCCGGTTGAACCTGCGGAGTAACCACTTCACCTCCTTGCCGGTGAGCGGAGTCCTAGACCAGCTAAAGGCACTCATCCAAATCGACCTGCATGACAACCCCTGGGATTGCACCTGCGAGGTGGTGGGCATGAAGCTGTGGGTGGAGCAACTCAAGGTAGGCGTCCTGGTGGACGAGGTTATCTGCAAGTCGCCCAAAAAGTTTGCAGAGACCGACATGCGCTCCCTCAAGTCGGAGCTGCTGTGCCCAGACTACTCAGACGTGGTTGTCTCCACGCCCACGCCCtcttccatccaggtccctgccaggaCCAGCGCGGTGCCGCCCGCTGTGCGTTTCAACAGCACAGGGGGCCCCGCGGGCTTGGGCGCGGGCGGAGGCCCAGGTGGGTCGTCCTCGGTGCCCTTATCCGTGCTGATCCTCAGCCTGCTGCTGGTCTTCATCATGTCGGTCTTCGTGGCCGCCGGCCTCTTCGTGCTGGTCGTGAAGCGCAGGAAGAAGACCCAGAGCGACCACACCAGCGCCAACAACTCCGACGTGAGCTCCTTCAACATGCAGTACAGCGTGtacggcggcggcgggggcggcgccAGCAGCGGCAGCGCGGGCGGCCACCCGCACGCACACGTGCACCACCGCGGGCCTGCGATGCCCAAGGTGAAGACGCCCGCGGGCCACGTGTACGAGTACATCCCCCACCCGCTGGGGCACATGTGCAAAAATCCCATCTACCGCTCCCGGGAGGGCAACTCGGTGGAGGATTACAAAGACCTGCATGAGCTCAAGGTCACCTACAGCAGCaaccaccacctgcagcagcagcagccgccgccgccgcagccgcccgcgccgcagccccagcagcagcccccgccgcagctgcacctgcagcaggGCGACGAGGAGAGGCGGGAAGGCCACCACTTGCGGAGCCCCGCCTACAGCGTCAGCACCATCGAGCCCCGGGAGGACCTGCTGTCGCCGGTGCAGGACGCCGACCGCTTTTACAGGAGCATTTTAGAACCAGACAAACACTGCTCCACCACCCCCGCCGGCAACAGCCTCCCGGAATACCCCAAATTCCCGTGCAGCCCGGCTGCTTACACTTTCTCCCCCAACTATGACCTGAGGCGCCCCCACCAGTATTTGCACCCgggggcaggggacagcaggCTGCGGGAACCGGTGCTCTACAGCCCCCCGAGTGCTGTCTTTGTAGAACCCAATCGGAACGAGTATCTGGAgttaaaagcaaaactaaacgTTGAGCCGGACTACCTCGAAGTGCTGGAAAAACAGACCACATTCAGCCAGttctaa